ACTGGCGGCGATGCCTCGCGCGCCAGTGATTTGTACAGCCGGATCCTCACCATAAAGGTTGGGAAGTGCATAAAGCAAACCGATGAGGATCGCAGCGATCAGCATCAGATACTTCCACAAAGGATAACGGTTCAACACGGCAGTTCCCTTCGGGAAAATCGGAAAATTAAATAGCCTTCATTGTACCTTTCGGCAAAATGGCAGCAACGAAGTCACGTTTGACAGTTATTTCTGTGGTGTCATTCAAGGCTATAACAACATAACCGGTATCAGACACTTTAGAGACACGACCAACCAGACCACCAGAAGTCAGTACTTCATCCCCTTTGGAGATGGAATCCATCAATTTTTTATGTTCTTTGGTGCGTTTTTGTTGTGGACGCAGGATCATGAAATAGAAAATCAAACCGAAAACAACCAGCATGATAATCAGAGAATATGGGCTTCCCTGAGCTTGCGCTGATGCACCAGTAGCTGCCGCAGCTTCAGAAATAAAAAAACTCATCAAATTTCCCTCATTGTTATCGAAAATGTTACTGTCGAAAATATGGCTATTGAAAACATAGCTATTGAAAATCGACAGTGGCTCGATCAAAAACCAGCCCAATATGCTACACATATTGAGACTGATTAGTCACGATAAATTATATATTTAACGGCGGAACGGGTTTACCGATCTGCTGATAAAACGTTTCAACAAACT
The sequence above is drawn from the Xenorhabdus ishibashii genome and encodes:
- the yajC gene encoding preprotein translocase subunit YajC — protein: MSFFISEAAAATGASAQAQGSPYSLIIMLVVFGLIFYFMILRPQQKRTKEHKKLMDSISKGDEVLTSGGLVGRVSKVSDTGYVVIALNDTTEITVKRDFVAAILPKGTMKAI